The sequence below is a genomic window from Synechococcus sp. PCC 7335.
GTCCGGATAGGGGACCAAATCAGGTGTGCCACCTAAAGGTTCAAACCAGCGAACTTTTAGACCTTCTCTAGTTAGCGCTTGGTTCAAGCGTGCATCTCGCACACGTCCATAGATCCGTTCATAGTCTATATAGCTATAAATGCCATCAGACTGAGTCTCTCTAACTAGTTTCGGCAGCACCTCTACTGGATCGCCTGAGCGCAAAATCAATCTGCCGCCACGCGATCGCAAGTCCTCATCCAAAGCCGCAAGACAGCTCAGCATAAACCGTACTCGCCCCGATCCCGTTTCTGGATGCTTCAACAGCGCCCGATCAAATACAAAGACAGGGACAATCAGGCCTCGCCGGGCGGCTCGATAAAGCGGCTCGTGGTCTGCAATTCTCAGATCTCGGCGAAACCAAACAACAGTACGATTCATGCTGACAAGAAATGACCTCGACACTTGCTGTACAAAGGGTTGCCGCTAGCGATTGTTTACACTAAGACTCCACCGACGTGATTAGTCTCTACCCCTAGACCAACATCCCAAAGTCGATCTCATGATCGACTATTGGGATCATAAGACAATAGCAGTTCATCCGAACTACTATTCCCCGAGTGTAGATTGCCTTGAACGATGACTTGGAAACATATACTGGCTATGACTTTATCTTCAGGCAATAGCCTTTCTAGAAAGACTAGCCGCCAAAACTAGCAGTTAAAACCAGTTCGCTAGCCAGTAGTTAGTCGCTGGCTGGCTCTAACCAGCTATAAATTGGCGTAGACAACAACGCAGCTACCTCGTCCGCACCGACCGCTTTATGAAATAGATAACCCTGACCATACTGGCAGCCTAGCTTTTGCAGTTGATTAAGCTGCGTGCTATTTTCGATACCCTCGGCTACCACTTCCATATTCATTGTCTTGGCCATACTAATAATCAGCGGGACAATTCCCAGGCTGTCTGGATCATCGGTGATTGACTTGACGAATAATCTATCTACCTTCAAGCAGTCAACGGGTAGCTGGTGCAGATAGCTCAGCGCAGAATATCCTGTACCAAAATCATCGATACTTAATCGAATATTCTGCTGCTTTAGCGCCTGCAAGATTTCATCTACTAATTCATGATCTCCAATCAGAGCCCGCTCCGTTAGCTCCAACCTCAAGCGGTGTGCAGAGATACCTGCAGAGTCTATACAGTGCTGTATGTGGCTTAGAATAGAAGGCTGCAAAAGCTGCTCTGCAGCAATATTGACGCTAATCGTAATCTCGCTATCTAGCACACCGGCTTTTTCCCAGTCAGATATGTGCATGCAGGCCATCTTTAGGACCTGTGCGCCTAGCTCAACAATAAAGCCTGTTTCCTCTGCAAACGGAATGAAATCGTTGGGCGGAATTAACCCTTCTACCGGGTGCCGCCAACGCACGAGGGCTTCAAAGCCGACTACCTTCATGCGCCTTATATCAATGATTGGTTGATAGTGAACCTCGAATTCTTCCCTTTGCAGGGCTAGGCGCATACCTGTCTCGAGATTCAATAGCTTCACAGCCAGATGGTGCATGCCCGGTTCAAACCAGCAATACTTGAGGTGCATGTGTGCTTTGGCTTGATACATCGCTACATCCGCATCGCGCAGCAAATGTTCTGCAGAAGCATAGCTGCTATCGCCCCATACCATACCAATACTGGCAGTAGAGAAAATATTGTGCCCAGCGAGCAAGAAGGGTCGAGAAAGGATTCCATAAACAGTTTCAGCAAAAGCAGTCACAGCCGTTTGGTCAGCAATACCTACTAGCAAAATACCGAATTCATCGCCGCCAAAGCGAGCTACCATATCGACTTCGACGTGCTTTTGCTCCAGGTTGGTAAGCCTACGAGCAATGCCTTTCAAAAGCTGATCACCAATGCGATGTCCCAACGAATCGTTGATCCTTTTGAAGCGATCACAATCTAGAAATAAAACTGCAAAGGACGTCTGGGGATCGTCTTGAGAATGTGATATCACATTGTCTAAACGTCTTAAGAACGACGGCCGGTTGGGTAGACGAGTCAGGCGATCGCTTTGAGCTAGATCGAGCATTTGACTATGAGCTAGCTCAAGTAGCTGTGTTCTTTCATTAACACGTTTTTCTAGCTCAACATTGATCTGCTCTTGCCGCTTCCGGGCTAGCCGTAGCTCGATTTGCAACTGTACACGAGCGATCACCTCCTCAGTCTGGAACGGCTTAGTCACATAGTCTGCCGCACCGCTGCGAAACGCTTGGATTTTATTGAGAGGAGCATCCAACGCGCTCAGAAAAATTACTGGAATATGAGCAGTAGCTGATACCGTGCGCAGCCGTCTGCAAACTTCGTGGCCATCCATATCGGGCATCATGATATCTAGCAGAATCAGAGCAGGTTGATGGCTCTGTGCCAGCATCAGCGCCTCAAGCCCGTTGGATGACTGAATGACTTCATAACCTGCAGAAGTCAGTAGTTTGGACAATACAAATAGATTAGTCGGTGTATCATCAACAATCAAAATGCGGCCTAGCTGTTGGTTCACCATCTGACAAGAAGCAGACTGGAGCAAGCTAGGTGGAAAAGTCATATGTGTTTCCGACAATGTTCTATCCAAAAGACTAGGCTGACGAAACTGAACGCTCAGTTGTTCATTGATTCTTCATTCATGGAGCTATTTACTACACTTTCTAGAGATACCCTAGGTATGTCCTGCGATAGGTATGTCGTGCGAGTAGATAGCGGTCAGCCAAGTTAGTCTAGCGATACAGTAATACTGAACAAAACGGAATATCGCTATAGAAACCTGCCAAGTAGTTGTAAATCTGTCCTGAAAATCAGGTTCTAAAAATAGTTAGTTAGCTTAAGGTGATTGAACGATAGCTGTTGAAGATAGCTTTCGAGTCACAAGAGATTAGCATTGGGGGTTATCTCTATTGTCATAGTTGAAGCTGCTATAAGAGCGAAGATTTAATAATTTGCTCAAATTTGTTAAATCCATATACTTAGCTACCACCCAAAATCATTTATTGCGCCCCACAGATATCTCCTTTAAAGAACTATGGGTCTTTTAGAAGACTATGGTTCGGTTTAATTAATTCTGGTTGATTAGGAAAACATAGTACCCAGCTGCTAGCTGAACTATTGATTTGTAAAGATAACAAGGCAGAGCTTTAGGAAATTGAAACGTTCCTTAATGATCAGCGCTTACTTAGGTTCAACCTCTGCAAGCAGTCCATCACAAGCATCCAAAAGCAGGTCAATCACATAGTCAAATCCCGCCTCGCCACCATAATAAGGATCTGGAACTTCCTTATCACGATGACTTCGACAGTAGTCACACATCAGCTTTATCTTGTGGGCATAGCAGTTGCTTTCATCCAGATTCAGGATATTTTGATAGTTGCTGTAGTCCATCGCCAGGATCAGATCAAAAGTCTCCAAATCGGCTGCTGTCAACTGTCTAGACTGGCCTACTAGCGTCATTCCTCGTCGCTGAGCGGCTACGTTCATTCGGCGATCGGGTGAACTGCCCACGTGATAGCTGCTAGTACCTGCCGAGTCGCACACGATTTTGTCACCTAACGATCGCTGGGCAACTAGATGATTCATAATGTTTTCTGCCGAAGGCGAGCGGCAGATGTTGCCTAAGCAGACAAAGAGAAGGCGGGTAGGCATAGACGCTCTTGTATCTGGGGTTACTAAACTACATTCCTGGTAGGCTCAGTCCACCTGTTAGCTCTTCCATCTGCTCACGCATGGTTGCTGTGGACTTGTTATATGCATCTAGCATCGCCGCTTTGACCAGATCAGAAAGGACTTCTGCACCTTCGCCTAGAGCCTCTTCAGAAATCGCTACGCCACGCGGCTCTTGGTTGCCACTCATGATGACTTTGACTAATCCACCACCAGCGGTGCCTTCAATCTCCATCTGCTCAAGTTCTTCTTGAAGGCGTTTTGCCCCTTCTTGAACCTGCTGTGCTTTTTTAAAGGCCTCGCTTAGCTCTTTCATTTTGCCAAGGCCGAATCCAAATCCTTGTCCTTTTGTCATGGCTCTTTAGTTTGTTTGATAAATCGACTGTCAAACTATAGCACTGGCTCGGGGGGAGTCGAAGCTGGGAGAGTCGAAGTCACCAATGATTTTGACTTCGGGTTCGAGTCGGATACCGTTACGCTCTTCAATCACAGCTTGGGTGTAATGAATTAAAGCGAGAACGTCATCAGCCCGGGCACCTCCTAGGTTGACAATAAAATTGGCATGAAGGGTGGAAGTTTGGGCCTTACCAATTTGGTGGCCCTTAAGTCCGGCTGCCTGAATTAGGCTACCGGCACTGTGATGTAAAGGATTGCGAAAGACGCTGCCACAGTTAGGAAGGTGGTAGGGCTGAGTTTTTCGCCTTGATCTTAGGTCGCTAGCTGTAGCCGCTTTGATTTGGGTAGGATCGTGGCCAGGACTGAGCTGAAAAGTAGCCGAAACGACGGTGCGATCGCTCCCCTGAAGATTAGACGTTCGATATCGAAAGCCTAAGTCAGCAGGCGTTAAGGTGCTCAGTGTGCCATCAGGATCAACAACTTCGGTCTCTACTAGAATGTCGGCCGTTTCTCCGCCATGGGCGCCCGCATTCATTACAACGGCTCCGCCGACAGTGCCTGGAATACCAATAGTCCATTCAAACCCTTTGAGCCCCTGACGAGCCGCTTTCCAGGCCAACGACGACCAAGGCTCTCCGGCAGCAGCGGTCACTCTACCGGTAACTGCATCGAAGCAACTCTGTCTGAGCGCTCTGGTGCAAACAACTAGACCGGGCAAGCCGCGATCGCTAATCAACAGATTCGACCCTGCTCCTAGCATAGTGACACTCAATTCTCTTGTTCTTGCCCAAGCCAAAGCGGATCGTAGCTGAGCGACTGTCTTTGGCAGCACTAGCCACTCTGCCTTGCCTCCGACCCGTAAGCTGGTAAGTTTGGCGAGTGGCGCCCCGGCGATGATATTGAGGTTTGCTTGAGCAGCGTCTACACCAGAAGCATCTGAATGCAAGCTGTCTACAAGTTGTACGTTGTCAGCCATTTTCGCCAGCTATCTTTTTGAGCATTTATCTAGGTCAGTAGCGCCTCCTAAGTAAGTGCGGCTTCAGGCGCAGGCACGGAGGTATAGGCAGCCATCACTTCAGGAATAATCTGGTTGAGGTTGCCAGCCGTTAGGAAAATCACGATATCGCCTGAGCTTAGGCTCGTCATCAGCACTCGCTTGGTATTTTCTAACGTGCCGCAATACTCAGTGCTAGGTAAGTGCTGAGCGATCACATCTGCTAGTTTTTCACCGGTAATCCCAGTGAGATTAGCTTCGCCGGCGCTGTAGATATCAGTGACTAGCAGGCGGTCAGCTCCTTCAAAGCAAGTAGAGAATTCGCTCAGCAAGGTCGTTGCCCGGCTATAGCGATGAGGTTGAAAAACGGCAACAATCCTACGCCCGCGGCCTGATGGCAACTGTTGAGATCGTTGAACTTGAGCAGCAGCTAGCGTTGCTTTGATTTCGCTAGGGTGGTGGGCATAGTCATCAACAAACAAAATCTCGTTGTGAAAGCCACGGTGCTCAAATCGGCGACGGGCTCCTTTAAAGTTAGGCAGATGAGTTTGGATGCTCTCAAAGCTAACGTGCAGCAGTCGTGCTACCGCGATCGCTGCTAGGGTATTACTCAGATTGTGCAGACCTAAAAGCGGAATGGTGAGATTCCCCAAGAGCTTTCCTCGCTCCAAGATATCGGCAGTCATACCATCAGCAGTCTCGACGATATTAATGGCTTTGTAGTCAGCCTTAGCCTCTGCCTCTACGCTATAGGAAATAGTCGGCTGGATGCGATCGCGCACTGTCGGACAATCAATCGAACCCACCACCGTTTTACACTTGGTGACAAACTGATCGAAGATAGCCACTACCTGATCGAGACTAGTGTAGTGGTCAGGATGATCAAGCTCGATGTTGGTAATCACCCCAATCTGAGACGACAGCTTGACTAGAGATCCATCTGATTCATCCGCCTCAGCAACAACGTAGTCACTCTGACCAACGTAGGCGTTGCCACACCAGGCACTGACCTCCCCACCAATAATAATCGTCGGATCAACGCCGGCTTTGAGTAGCAAATAACCGGTGATGCTACTTGTGGTGGTTTTGCCATGAGTACCGGCGATCGCAATGCCTTTTTTCTCATTCATTAGCGCCGCCAAGATATCCGATCGATGAAAGATCGGACACCCCAAAGCCAGTGCCTGTTTATACTCCGCGTTGCTCTCACCGATGGCTGTCGAGCAAACTACCTGAGGTAGCATCGTCTGGAGTACTCTGGCCTCCTTTGGCAGCACCGTGACATTCTCAACTGTTAAAACTGCTTGCCGCCCTTCGGCTTTCTCTTTGTCCTTATTTGTAAAAAAGTCTAAATTCTCTGCTCGTTGCTGATTGAAAATATGCGCCCCTTGATTCGCAAGCCGCTCAGTAATATGGCTCAAACGCAGATCAGATCCTGAGACCTTCAGCCCACGGCTTGCTAAAACATGCGCCAGAGCCGACATCCCAATTCCACCAATTCCAATAAAGTGAAACGGTCTGCCGCTGAAATCTACTGAATTCAGCATGTTTAATTTCCCCTCAAGCCGTGGCACATCAAAATAATCAGGCGTATCATAACAGGAATCTCCAGTGCGACCCTAGCTAACCTCATTCGACCTTACTCGACTAAGCATTTAGATAGGTATTCATACATAGCCTCTTCAAGTCAGAACATACCCATTACGGGTTTTATGTATCAAACTACGTTGAAACGCCAACCTCGACATCTCTCTCATCTTTACTAATAGGTATAAAGACCTAAGTAAGAAATGCAGGTGACGATGATGCGATATGATTAGGGTTGCTTATAGAGACTTAACTTTAAGTCATTTTCTGTATCTGAAAATACGAGGTTAGCGCGCAGTGGTTAGAGTAGCAATTAATGGTTTTGGGCGAATTGGCCGGAACTTCCTACGGTGTTGGTTGACACGCGAAAACAGTAATCTGGAACTGGTTGCTGTCAACAACACATCAGATCCTCGGATCAACACCCACCTGTTGAAGTACGACTCTTTGCTCGGTCGGCTAGATGCAGATATCTCATACGATACCGACACAATGACTGTGAATGGCAATGTCATCAAGTGCTACTCGGATCGCAATCCTAGCAACCTCCCTTGGAAAGAATGGGACATTGATCTGGTCATCGAGTCCACAGGTGTTTTCAATAGTGAAGAAGGTGCTTCTCGTCACATTGAAGCAGGTGCTACCAAAGTTTTGATCACCGCGCCTGGGAAAGGTGGGCATGTTGGTACCTACGTCATGGGCGTAAACGATCAAGACTATGCACACGATAAGCAAAACGTCATCAGCAACGCCAGCTGTACCACTAACTGCTTAGCTCCGGTTGTTAAAGTCATCAACGACAACTTTGGCATTGTCAAAGGCACAATGACCACTACTCACAGCTACACAGGCGATCAGCGAATTTTGGATGCGAGTCACCGCGATCTCCGTCGGGCGCGGGCCGCGGCTGTCAACATTGTTCCGACAACTACTGGCGCAGCTAAAGCAGTTGCCTTAGTCATTCCAGAAATGTCTGGGAAGCTGAACGGAATTGCACTACGTGTACCGACCCCTAACGTTTCTATCGTCGACTTAGTGGCTCAAGTCAGTAAAAAGACAATCACTGACGAGCTGAACGATGTGCTCAAGCATGCCGCTGAGACTAATATGAAAGGCATCTTAGGCTACACCGAAGAGCCTTTAGTCTCTGTCGACTTCCGTAAAACAAACGTCTCTGCAACTATTGACTCTCAGCTATCTTTAGTGATGGACGGCGACATGGTCAAAGTCATCGCCTGGTATGACAACGAGTGGGGATACTCTCAGCGCGTTGTTGATCTTGCGGAATTGGTTGCTAGCAAGTGGGAAGGTTAGTCCCTGCTGTAGGTCGTTACTTTTGATCTCGGTGAAAAAGCGGATAAAACAGCATAGGAAAGAGAAGCAGGGGCCAAGCGCTCCTGCTTTTTTATACGTTAGGCTTTTATAGCTGTGCTTTCTATATCTTTTATATTTTTCTATAGCTCACCGTTGCCTCATACCGTTGATTTTTACTGATTGATTTGTGCCTAACTCTGTTTTCTCATTAGAAAAGTGTTTGTTTACACCTGCGGCCTCAGTGGCGGATGCGGTGCCATTAATCTATGCATTTCCGAACGAATACAGCGTTGGTATCACCAGCTTGGGCTATCAAGTGGTGTGGTCAATACTGGCACAAAGAGCAGATATTGAAGTGAGTCGTCTGTTTACCAACGCGCGCGAGTCAATGCCAGTGCGAGCGGAACTGATGGGATTTTCCCTGTCTTGGGAGCTGGACTATGTCAATGTACTAGACCTGCTAGAAGATCAGCGCATTCCTATAAGAGCCAAGGAGAGAACAGCAGATCACCCTTTGGTATTTGGCGGTGGGCCAGTTTTAACGGCTAATCCAGAACCGTTTGCGGCCTTTTTCGATGTCATTCTGCTAGGTGATGGCGAAACGCTGCTGCACGATTTTCTAGACGAGTATCAGCGGGTACGGCATGCCGACAGATCAGCTCAACTCAAGGCGCTGGCGCAGGTTCCAGGCGTTTATGTTCCCGAACTTTATGCGGTGACTTATGTCTCTAAATTAGGACCGATTGCTGCTATTGCGCCTATCGATAAAGAAGTGCCTGCTGTCGTCAAAAAGCAAACCTATCGCGGCAATGTGCTATCGGCTTCAACAGTAGTGACCGAAAAAGCTGCCTGGGAAAATATCTTTATGGTAGAGGTGGTGCGTAGCTGTCCGGAGATGTGTCGGTTTTGTCTGGCGAGCTATCTGACCCTACCGTTTCGAGCGGCTAGTATCGAAGCCTCGCTGATTCCAGCGATCGAGAGAGGATTGCAGGCAACTAGGCGGCTGGGGCTGTTAGGCGCATCGATTACACAGCATCCTGAGTTTGAAGCGTTGCTGGACTATCTCAACCAGCCTCAGTATGACGATGTGCGGCTAAGTATGTCGTCGGTGAGAACAAATACAGTCAACCAAAAGCTTGCAAAAACTTTGGTCACTCATGGCTCTAAGTCAATCACAATCGCCATCGAAAGCGGCTCCCAAAAGGTGCGCGATATTATCAACAAAAAGCTGAATACTGATGAGATTGGAACCGCAGCGCATCAGGCTAAATTGGGTGGACTAGCCTCGTTGAAGCTATACGGTATGGCTGGCGTACCTGGGGAAAATGAGGACGATCTTGACCAAACGGCGGCGCTGATGATTACGCTCAAAAAGCAGGTACCCGGTCTAAAACTGACGCTAGGATGCAGTACATTTGTGCCCAAAAGTCATACGCCGTTTCAGTGGTATGGTGTCAACCCGCAAGCAGAGAAGCGACTCAAGTTTTTGCGTAAGCGGCTCAAACCTTGTGGCATAGATTTTCGGCCGGAAAGCTATAGCTGGTCCGTAATTCAAACGCTCATTTCAAGAGGCGATCGCAGACTTGCCGATTTACTAGAGCTCACACGAGGCTATGGCGACACTTTGGGCAGCTATCGCCGTGCGTTCAAGGCGCTAAAAGGAACTTTGCCACCCCTAGACTTCTATGTATATGAGCAGTGGTCAACTGAACAGGTACTCCCCTGGGACCATCTAGAGGGCCCTCTACCAAAAGCTACTCTAGTCAAGCATTTGATAGAAGCTGAGACGCATATGCAGTCGATTTAGGAACGCTCCTTTATCAAAAAGCCAGCCTCCTTATAGCTATCTATCGTCTTTATCCGATGACTTTAGCCATCAGCTAAAGCTGTAGTTACTGTAAACTCTGTAGTCTTCGACTTATTTGCCGTCGTTCTTTGAAGCGTCGAATTTGCCTAAAGATGATGCAAGGCAAGGTCACAGGGCTAAGCAGAGTCGCAACCAAGATAAACAGAACGGCTTCAGGCGATAGCACGGCATCCTCGTCATTCACGAATGCAATCAGGACGCTGATAAGAGTAATACCAGCTATTGCGTAATAAAAAGTGGTCATCTTTTTTAGAGGCTTGGTCTTCTACGGTTTGCGCACCCAGAGTTTACCCACTCAGATAAGAGAGACCGATAGATAAATACTGTTACAGATCTCAATATGTGATGAATTGAATGTGCCTATCGTAGCCTAAGCAAACTTTCATGTGGTCAGACTATAGACAGAATTATTATTGGCATTTGCTCTTAATAGTATATGAGCTATTGACTAAGAACATGCGTAGCTTTTGAGCCGCTTGACTGGAGGAAAGCCCTGTCACGGCTATCTCTGGAACAAGGCGATCGCGATTCTCGAGCCCGTAGCGATAGGTGCGATCATAGTAGTCAAGGGTAATTGAGACAGCAGTAGCTAGATCGCCTACTTGAATAGCAGCGATCGCGGCTTGCGTTCTTTGTCCTCCTAGCCGTTTACGAATTCGCTCAGTAGCTGAGATTAGATCGGCAGGTGTCGCTTTGCCATAGATATCTACCAACAGCGCTACTCTCTCTGAGATAGGACGAGTAATCTCTAGAGCAAAGGCCGCTTCCATCTGTTCAAACAACTCTGCGGGTATTCGACAGGCACCCACTCGCCGGCTCTCTGCTTCAATCCAAACCGGTCGATCAGGGACAAATTGCTGCCATTCGAGCGCCAAAATGTTTTCAAATTGTTCAGTGCTAGGCTGGGGCGGTAAGCACAGTGCGCCGAAGCTGCTGCCACGGTGGTTAGCATACCCTTCTAAATCAAGCACCTGTTCACCCTGCTCGGCTAGTGCATGCAGAATATCTGTCTTGGCTGTGCCGGTCATGCCCCCTAGCAGAACAATCTTCTTAGTAATAGATAAAGTACTGCGAACCCACTGGCGAAAGGTTTTGTAACCACCTTCGAGCGTAACTATATCAAAGCCTGCAAGATCAAGTGCCCAAGCGATCGCACCGCTACGCATCCCACCACGCCAGCAATGAACTCGCACCGCTCCATCAGGAGCTAACACTTTTGCTTGTCGGATAAACTCTCCTAGTTTGGGACCTACGAGATCGAACCCTAGCTCTACTGCCTGTTCTCTGCTCTGTTGCTTGTAGCAAATGCCCACTTTAGCGCGTTCTTCGTCTGTGAATAGCGGAAAGCTAATCGCGCCTGGAATATGACCTTGCTCAAATTCACCCGGACTACGCACATCCAAAATTGGACCCGCTGCATTGAGGAATTTATCAATAGAGACTACGGAAATGTGAGACACAAATATAACTTTAGCGATAGGTAAGCTCTCATATCCTAGTTCTTTTGGTTCATTTGTTCGAGGGTTATCTACTTTGCTCTGTGCTGCTTTAGAAAGCTCATAAATAGTTGGGATTTCAGTGGAACATACGTTCGAGATGGATAAACGAACTAGACCGCTGCATTGAAGTTCTGTTGCCGTCGTCTCATAGGTAGGAAACACTTCAACTACCACAAGACGCTTTTGTTAACGCATCTGCTTGCAGAAGATCTTGTAGTAGAGGCTCAACCGGCCGAGGGAGGTTATTTCTGCTTTTGTTAGAGAAAGTTTTCGAGTAATTCTTTGAAACAACCAAAACCTTGACTCTGTCTCTAAAAAGTAATTACTCACAAGATAGAGGAATCAACGTTGCGAGCGCAAGCAACAGCTAAATACCGCTGGTATTGTTGATTTGTTCGCACATGACAATCAACTGTGTCCGATGTCGTAAGCTAATGTGCGTTCGCTTGTGGAAACCAGCTCGTTTGGAATCTAGCTAGTAGCTGATGTACAAGGTTACTTGTCCACTGATGGTTTGTTCTTGTCCGAGGACGATGGTGCTAGCAGCAGTATCAGCTAGGCGATTTTCGACAGCTTCTGGACGAGGAACAGGGACGCTAACAGAGCCAATAGAGATATTCACAATTTCTGCGCGAGAGAGTCCTAATGTACTTAGCACCGTGTCCGCCTGCTGCTGCGCATCTTCAACAGCGTTAGCAAGTGCTTGCTGTCTAGCTGCAGTAGTCACATCATCTTCTGCGACAAAGCTAATGCCGTTGATTTGAGTCGCACCTCGATTGACAGCCTCATCTATGAGGGGTCCTGCCGCTTCGGTTGGTACTCTAAATCTAACGGTGTTAGTCGCTTGGTAGCCAATTAGCCTCTGCCTGTTGTTTGCATAGTCATAGCGAGGGTTAAGCGAGATGCCACTTGTCTCTAACTTTTGCACATTATCTTGCGATTGCAACCACTCAATCACGGCTGTAGACTGCTGAGCCGCCTGCTGTTGAGCTGATTGAGCCGTCTCTGCTTCTATGTTCACGCCTAGATTAACTTGAGTTAGCGTAGTAGGGATTGACTGTATCCCTACCCCAGTAACACTCAACACTCGCTCTGACTGATGCACAGGACCACTATTCGTTTGAGCTATGGCTGAGCCAGAGCGCAGGGTGTAGCCTCCTACTGGAACCAGAGTCATCATTGCCAATGCTAAAGCCCACCTTCGACGGCCTAACTGCTTAGGTCGGATTAGCCAAAGTTTCATCACATATTTCCTCAATGTATCTTCGATGCGTTCATCTACTGAACTTCATCTACTAAAAATGCAGATAACTCACTACAGAATACTGTCACTATGATTGAGAAAAGCACTGGTTTCAGTTTCAGTAACCTCTCACTGGTTCTGCCAGCATGGTTCTGCCAACATTTTAACAATTACATTTGATTGGCATTGAAACAGCTAAAACT
It includes:
- the mnmH gene encoding tRNA 2-selenouridine(34) synthase MnmH; protein product: MSHISVVSIDKFLNAAGPILDVRSPGEFEQGHIPGAISFPLFTDEERAKVGICYKQQSREQAVELGFDLVGPKLGEFIRQAKVLAPDGAVRVHCWRGGMRSGAIAWALDLAGFDIVTLEGGYKTFRQWVRSTLSITKKIVLLGGMTGTAKTDILHALAEQGEQVLDLEGYANHRGSSFGALCLPPQPSTEQFENILALEWQQFVPDRPVWIEAESRRVGACRIPAELFEQMEAAFALEITRPISERVALLVDIYGKATPADLISATERIRKRLGGQRTQAAIAAIQVGDLATAVSITLDYYDRTYRYGLENRDRLVPEIAVTGLSSSQAAQKLRMFLVNSSYTIKSKCQ
- a CDS encoding SIMPL domain-containing protein, translating into MKLWLIRPKQLGRRRWALALAMMTLVPVGGYTLRSGSAIAQTNSGPVHQSERVLSVTGVGIQSIPTTLTQVNLGVNIEAETAQSAQQQAAQQSTAVIEWLQSQDNVQKLETSGISLNPRYDYANNRQRLIGYQATNTVRFRVPTEAAGPLIDEAVNRGATQINGISFVAEDDVTTAARQQALANAVEDAQQQADTVLSTLGLSRAEIVNISIGSVSVPVPRPEAVENRLADTAASTIVLGQEQTISGQVTLYISY